A portion of the Calothrix sp. 336/3 genome contains these proteins:
- the larB gene encoding nickel pincer cofactor biosynthesis protein LarB — MTDEKNLRSLLDAVADGKMTPDIALSELKHFAYEPVGEFAKIDHHRALRTGFPEVIWGQGKTPEQIAQIMQVMRQRNSVVMATRIEPQVYSQLQPKVRGLQYYEMARICALVPSEIPLRQTGIIGILTAGTADLPVAEEAAITAELCGFEVQRLWDVGVAGIHRLLNNRHVITSASVLIVVAGMEGALPSVVAGLADCPVIAVPTSVGYGASFGGLAPLLTMLNSCAVGVGVVNIDNGFGAAMLAGQILRTAAKLRMASFDT; from the coding sequence ATGACCGATGAGAAAAATCTGCGATCGCTCTTAGATGCAGTTGCTGATGGCAAAATGACTCCAGATATTGCCCTGTCAGAACTCAAGCATTTTGCCTATGAACCTGTGGGGGAATTTGCCAAAATAGATCATCATCGTGCTTTACGTACTGGTTTCCCGGAGGTAATTTGGGGACAGGGAAAAACCCCAGAACAAATTGCTCAGATTATGCAGGTGATGCGTCAGCGTAATTCCGTAGTCATGGCTACACGCATTGAACCTCAAGTTTATAGTCAATTACAGCCGAAAGTTCGGGGTTTGCAGTATTACGAAATGGCTCGGATTTGTGCCCTTGTACCTTCAGAAATTCCCCTGAGACAGACTGGTATTATTGGTATCTTAACTGCGGGAACTGCGGATTTACCTGTAGCTGAAGAAGCTGCCATCACTGCCGAACTTTGTGGTTTCGAGGTGCAGCGTCTGTGGGATGTGGGGGTAGCAGGAATCCACCGTTTATTGAATAATCGTCATGTAATTACATCTGCCTCGGTGCTGATTGTGGTGGCAGGAATGGAGGGAGCTTTACCAAGTGTGGTAGCGGGTTTGGCTGATTGTCCAGTGATTGCCGTACCAACGAGTGTCGGTTATGGTGCGAGTTTTGGGGGTTTAGCTCCCCTGTTAACTATGCTGAATTCCTGTGCTGTGGGTGTGGGTGTGGTGAATATTGACAATGGTTTTGGAGCGGCAATGTTAGCAGGGCAGATTTTACGAACAGCAGCAAAATTGCGGATGGCATCCTTTGATACTTGA